A genome region from Pseudanabaena sp. Chao 1811 includes the following:
- a CDS encoding IS256 family transposase — protein MNIRKELLDELLQECKTPPDLFGEGGILKQLTTALVERALEAELSTHLGYGKHEPRPEGQTNSRNGYSQKKVQGDFGVAEIAVPRDRQGEFEPQMVKKGQSRLSGLDEKIIALYARGMSVRDIQAQLQEMYGVEVSPTLISNVTDAVIDEVKQWQNRPLEAVYPIVFLDCLVIKVRDNGRVINKSLYFALGVNMDGYKELLGMWISPNEGAKFWLSVLTEIHNRGVKDILIACVDGLTGFPNAIETVFPKTQVQLCIVHMVRNSVAFVPWQQRKQVCADLKAIYSAATESEAEFNLELFAEKWDKQYPSISKSWRSHWANIIPFFAFPTEIRRAIYTTNAIESMNSSLRKVIKSQQIFPSDDAAFKLVYLAMRNISKKWTMPIRDWKPALNRFAILFEDRLHV, from the coding sequence ATGAATATACGCAAAGAATTGCTCGACGAATTGCTGCAAGAATGTAAAACACCACCTGACCTATTCGGAGAAGGAGGAATCCTGAAACAACTGACAACCGCGTTGGTGGAGAGAGCCTTGGAAGCAGAACTATCAACCCATCTGGGATACGGTAAGCACGAACCAAGACCAGAAGGACAAACCAACAGTCGCAATGGCTATAGCCAGAAAAAAGTGCAAGGTGACTTTGGCGTAGCCGAAATCGCAGTCCCCCGAGATCGGCAAGGGGAGTTTGAACCGCAGATGGTGAAGAAAGGACAAAGTCGCTTGTCAGGACTAGATGAAAAGATCATTGCTCTCTACGCACGAGGTATGAGTGTCAGGGATATTCAAGCCCAGTTGCAAGAAATGTATGGTGTTGAAGTATCACCAACACTTATTTCCAATGTTACAGATGCAGTAATTGACGAGGTGAAGCAATGGCAAAACCGTCCCCTTGAAGCAGTCTATCCAATCGTCTTTCTGGACTGTCTAGTCATCAAAGTCCGAGACAATGGCAGAGTGATTAACAAATCCTTGTACTTTGCCTTGGGCGTGAATATGGACGGGTACAAGGAATTACTGGGTATGTGGATTTCTCCGAATGAAGGTGCGAAATTCTGGTTGTCAGTACTCACCGAAATTCACAACCGTGGGGTCAAAGATATTTTGATTGCATGTGTCGATGGCTTGACTGGTTTCCCTAATGCGATTGAGACGGTATTTCCTAAAACTCAGGTGCAGTTATGCATTGTCCACATGGTCAGAAACTCGGTCGCTTTTGTACCTTGGCAACAACGCAAGCAAGTTTGTGCTGACCTCAAGGCTATTTATAGCGCGGCGACGGAATCGGAGGCTGAGTTTAATCTCGAACTCTTTGCTGAAAAGTGGGACAAGCAATATCCATCAATCTCCAAGTCTTGGCGCAGTCATTGGGCAAACATTATCCCCTTCTTTGCTTTCCCGACCGAGATTCGCAGGGCGATTTATACCACCAATGCGATTGAGTCGATGAACAGTAGTTTGCGGAAGGTGATTAAATCCCAACAGATTTTTCCCTCTGATGATGCTGCTTTCAAGCTCGTTTATTTAGCAATGCGGAATATCTCGAAGAAGTGGACGATGCCGATTCGTGATTGGAAACCTGCTCTTAATCGCTTTGCCATCCTCTTCGAGGATCGTCTCCACGTCTAG
- the nrdR gene encoding transcriptional regulator NrdR: MLCPFCQHTDSRVLESRSAEAGSSIRRRRECLSCQRRFTTYERIEFVPITVLKRDGVSESFDRSKLLRGMIRACEKTGVSQTTLESIIDEIEAQLQTRDRHQVSSVEIGEMVLQYLQDINEVAYVRFASVYRQFRGVRDFAEALNHFDAK, from the coding sequence ATGCTCTGCCCGTTTTGTCAGCATACCGATAGCCGTGTTTTAGAATCTCGTTCGGCAGAGGCAGGCAGTAGTATTCGACGCAGACGGGAATGTCTCAGTTGTCAGCGTCGCTTTACTACCTACGAGCGCATTGAGTTTGTACCCATTACCGTGTTAAAGCGTGATGGTGTGAGTGAGTCCTTCGATCGCTCTAAATTATTGCGAGGCATGATCCGTGCCTGTGAGAAAACTGGGGTATCCCAGACTACCCTCGAATCGATCATCGATGAAATTGAAGCACAACTACAAACACGCGATCGCCATCAGGTCTCTAGTGTCGAGATTGGTGAAATGGTTTTGCAATATTTGCAAGATATTAACGAAGTTGCCTATGTGCGCTTTGCGTCAGTCTATCGACAGTTTCGTGGGGTGCGGGATTTTGCCGAAGCTTTAAATCACTTTGACGCTAAGTAG
- a CDS encoding sugar transferase, producing MRVSSDRQPTEKRSIKRDLRAGNYFQRWNVVELNWLRTLLLILSDILGLGIVWKVSLNFNQAFSTLPPELNWGEFAGLTGLFWAFAAVIVTGFAYHNFYKSESQWRNYVKQAQFISGVYLSSLVVCYFYDPKVDAPRSLFLPAWLGSVVMIIGLRLLLTLIFDQFPIARTHTPVFIIAPSDRLSYLAKVVEKRTGYRVVGVLASSLANSSHSIQAIMSSGAKEVIAEGLPETQLASQLYWQLRNAGIGLRLVPSSLMLLHRRGNPEIFASMPMIRIEPSLLANWEYVFKRCLDFVAALIGLIVLSPVFVVIAIAIKTSSKGSVFYTQERIGLQGHVFRMWKFRSMFMDADRRQAELEHLNKSADGVMFKIERDPRIIPIGHFLRCTSLDELPQLFNVLLGQMSLVGPRPLPVRDVARFTSWHHTRHLVMPGITGLWQISGRSDLDTIDDVAKLDLFYIDRWSLNFDLEILIETVRLVIFGKGAY from the coding sequence ATGAGAGTGAGTAGCGATCGCCAACCAACCGAAAAGCGTTCTATAAAGCGTGACCTTCGGGCAGGAAATTATTTCCAGCGATGGAATGTGGTTGAGCTTAATTGGTTGCGAACGCTATTACTGATCTTGAGCGATATTTTGGGCTTGGGGATAGTTTGGAAAGTATCCCTAAATTTTAATCAAGCGTTCTCAACTTTGCCACCAGAACTAAATTGGGGAGAATTTGCAGGGTTAACGGGTTTGTTTTGGGCATTTGCGGCAGTAATCGTCACAGGCTTTGCCTATCACAATTTTTATAAAAGTGAGTCCCAATGGCGCAACTATGTAAAACAAGCTCAATTTATTAGTGGTGTCTATTTATCGTCATTGGTGGTTTGTTACTTTTACGACCCTAAGGTAGATGCGCCGCGATCGCTTTTTTTACCAGCATGGCTTGGCAGTGTAGTGATGATAATTGGCTTGCGGCTATTACTGACGCTGATTTTCGATCAGTTTCCGATCGCCCGAACCCATACTCCTGTTTTTATCATTGCCCCTAGCGATCGCCTTTCATACTTGGCTAAGGTTGTTGAAAAACGCACAGGTTATAGAGTGGTGGGAGTGCTAGCTTCTTCTTTAGCTAATTCTTCCCACTCCATTCAAGCAATTATGAGTTCGGGGGCAAAGGAGGTCATAGCCGAAGGGCTGCCCGAAACGCAGCTAGCTTCCCAGTTATATTGGCAACTTCGCAATGCAGGAATTGGTTTAAGGCTAGTACCATCGAGTTTAATGTTGCTACATCGGCGGGGCAATCCTGAAATTTTTGCCTCTATGCCTATGATTCGGATTGAACCATCACTTTTGGCAAATTGGGAATATGTCTTTAAGCGTTGTTTAGATTTTGTTGCGGCTTTAATTGGCTTGATTGTCCTGTCACCTGTATTCGTGGTGATTGCGATCGCGATCAAAACTAGTTCTAAAGGTAGCGTTTTCTATACCCAAGAGCGAATTGGCTTACAAGGGCATGTATTCCGTATGTGGAAATTTCGCAGTATGTTTATGGATGCCGATCGCCGCCAAGCTGAATTAGAGCATCTCAACAAAAGTGCTGATGGTGTGATGTTTAAAATTGAGCGAGATCCAAGGATTATTCCCATAGGACATTTTTTGCGCTGTACTAGTCTCGATGAGCTACCTCAGTTATTTAATGTATTGCTTGGACAAATGAGTTTAGTGGGACCACGTCCTTTGCCTGTGCGTGATGTCGCACGGTTCACTAGCTGGCATCACACACGTCATTTAGTGATGCCGGGGATTACTGGACTCTGGCAAATTTCGGGGCGATCGGATTTAGATACGATTGATGATGTTGCAAAATTAGATTTGTTTTATATAGATCGATGGTCATTAAACTTCGATCTAGAAATTCTGATAGAAACAGTCAGACTAGTGATATTCGGCAAAGGTGCATATTAA
- a CDS encoding dipeptide ABC transporter ATP-binding protein yields the protein MLLEVDNLTVRYGEATPAVDRVTFHLQAGEALGLIGESGCGKSTIGRSLIKLLPKYANVEGKICVDGEEIAEKKDGTWRGEKVGLIFQDPMTRLDPLMSIEDHGLEVLSSHYPKLSSQSAKQRIHDALRSVRIDPSRAKQYPHEFSGGMRQRVAIALSLLLNPVLLIADEPTTSLDVTVATDILKELTVLRKTRSMGLLLVTHDLGMVAEYCDRIAVMYNGNIVETGYVEQIFRDPQHPYTKSLLASVLHFNPEALTIRTDESESQDQDTGEEINQEIADDAPVASDINILEDSQEQTNAQGNSQEFAMIEKSVTSVKPAPRVILHVNRLQKHYVTGGNLLTRFVDPSSGLVKAVDGIDLEIMSGETFGIIGESGSGKSTTGRAVLQLIKPDRGSSVRFNGVELTKLKGEQLRQMRSQMQMIFQDPRACFSPYMTVFNSVADPLIIHNFAPNLEAAKDKVYAILEKVGLNSELADRYPSDLSGGQLQRVAIARALITHPKFIICDEPVSMLDASIQSQVLQLMRDLKQEFKLTYIFITHDLAVAQFFCDRIAVMRKGKIVEQGSTEAVLTNPQHEYTKSLIASIPRIPYVNN from the coding sequence ATGCTGCTTGAAGTTGACAACTTGACTGTTCGTTATGGCGAAGCAACGCCTGCGGTCGATCGCGTGACTTTTCATTTGCAAGCAGGTGAAGCACTCGGATTAATTGGTGAAAGCGGCTGTGGTAAATCCACCATCGGGCGATCTCTAATCAAGCTATTACCCAAATATGCCAATGTTGAGGGGAAGATTTGTGTCGATGGGGAAGAAATTGCGGAGAAAAAGGATGGAACATGGCGCGGCGAAAAGGTCGGCTTAATTTTCCAAGATCCGATGACAAGGCTCGATCCCTTGATGAGCATTGAGGATCACGGGTTAGAAGTATTGTCTTCCCACTATCCGAAACTTTCATCGCAGTCGGCAAAACAACGCATACATGATGCCCTACGCTCAGTTCGCATCGATCCTAGTCGCGCTAAGCAATATCCCCACGAATTTAGCGGCGGGATGCGGCAGAGAGTGGCGATCGCTTTATCACTATTGCTAAATCCTGTTTTATTAATTGCCGATGAGCCAACTACGAGCCTCGATGTCACCGTTGCTACTGATATTCTCAAGGAGCTAACGGTACTTCGCAAAACGCGATCGATGGGCTTGTTGTTAGTTACCCATGACCTTGGTATGGTTGCGGAATATTGCGATCGCATTGCCGTAATGTATAACGGGAATATTGTGGAAACTGGCTATGTGGAGCAGATTTTCCGCGATCCGCAACATCCCTATACCAAAAGCTTGCTAGCTTCAGTTCTCCATTTCAATCCAGAAGCATTAACTATCAGAACAGATGAATCTGAATCTCAAGATCAAGATACTGGGGAGGAAATTAATCAAGAGATTGCAGATGATGCTCCTGTAGCTTCTGATATCAATATTCTAGAAGATAGTCAAGAACAGACTAATGCTCAAGGAAATAGTCAAGAATTTGCGATGATTGAGAAGTCTGTGACTTCTGTGAAACCAGCTCCCAGAGTGATTCTCCATGTCAATCGCCTACAAAAGCATTATGTTACGGGGGGAAATCTGTTAACGCGCTTTGTTGATCCTTCTAGTGGTTTAGTCAAAGCAGTTGATGGCATTGATTTAGAAATAATGTCAGGAGAAACCTTTGGCATTATTGGCGAGAGTGGCTCTGGCAAAAGTACGACGGGTCGAGCAGTTTTGCAATTGATTAAACCCGATCGCGGTAGTTCTGTGCGATTTAATGGGGTGGAGTTAACCAAACTCAAGGGTGAGCAATTGCGCCAAATGCGATCGCAAATGCAAATGATCTTCCAAGATCCTCGCGCTTGCTTTAGCCCCTATATGACTGTTTTTAACAGCGTTGCCGATCCTTTGATAATTCATAACTTTGCCCCCAATCTCGAAGCGGCTAAGGATAAGGTCTATGCAATTCTGGAAAAAGTCGGACTTAATTCCGAGCTTGCCGATCGCTATCCCTCGGACTTGTCAGGTGGTCAATTGCAACGGGTAGCGATCGCCCGCGCCTTGATTACGCATCCCAAATTTATTATTTGCGATGAGCCTGTGAGTATGCTCGATGCGTCGATTCAGAGCCAAGTTTTGCAACTGATGCGTGACCTCAAACAGGAATTTAAGCTAACTTATATTTTCATTACCCACGATCTCGCCGTGGCTCAATTTTTCTGCGATCGCATTGCGGTGATGCGTAAGGGTAAAATTGTAGAGCAGGGCAGTACTGAGGCAGTGTTGACCAATCCCCAACATGAATACACCAAGTCTTTAATCGCTTCGATTCCACGTATTCCCTATGTCAATAATTAG
- a CDS encoding DUF3155 domain-containing protein encodes MARRRKRKSRRRQEGRKILEHIPQFSIDSGEDKPVTAARKYIHTHGILPPALLLVRRNEHTTDRYFWAEKGLFGAQYVEENHFLFPSLKPPEEREVALAVSR; translated from the coding sequence TTGGCAAGGAGACGTAAGCGCAAGAGTAGACGTCGCCAAGAAGGGCGCAAAATCCTAGAACATATTCCTCAATTTAGTATCGATAGCGGTGAAGATAAGCCTGTGACGGCTGCACGTAAGTACATCCATACCCATGGCATTCTTCCTCCAGCACTGTTGCTTGTAAGACGCAACGAGCATACAACAGATCGATACTTCTGGGCAGAGAAAGGACTATTTGGAGCACAGTATGTTGAAGAAAATCACTTCTTGTTCCCTAGTCTAAAACCGCCTGAAGAAAGAGAAGTTGCACTTGCTGTATCTAGATAA
- a CDS encoding pyridoxal phosphate-dependent decarboxylase family protein, producing MPDFPPDFLPQNFLDSHFLNPDRSNLEDIRKLGYAFVDLIVDSVLDTQNQAFVQDESSFKINIPEHGDKLADLLAEVRSQVLPRTVNFQNPRYMGHMDSVPTAITIWADALISAINNNMLSYELAPVFTEMEAQLMQWFGNLFGMGTDCFGTLTAGGSLANISGLLLARNWKQPQSKTVGEANNLVAFVSDAAHTSFEKAMNVIGVGKENLVRVLTNDRGEIILEELELEIQKAIRQGKQPFFVAAIAGTTVTGAVDAIQSVGEIAKRYDCWFHIDAAYGGAGIFSPKLQPLFQGCELADSITFNPQKWLWVARTCAMLIVKDKQHLVDGFDGELPYMDDRTLNFGNLNLQGTRRTDSLKLWMALKAMGISGCRYLVERSLDLSDNLRQWVEASPELELVCEPTLNIICLKSNNPNLSSALLRQQWIDAGKLWLSLPLWKGDRILKAVVLHPYAG from the coding sequence ATGCCCGATTTCCCTCCCGATTTTTTACCGCAAAACTTTCTTGATTCCCACTTTCTCAATCCCGATCGCTCTAATCTTGAAGACATCCGCAAGTTGGGCTATGCCTTTGTCGATCTCATTGTTGATTCGGTTCTAGATACACAAAATCAAGCCTTCGTTCAGGATGAATCCTCTTTTAAGATCAATATCCCTGAGCATGGAGATAAACTTGCAGACTTGTTAGCCGAAGTGCGATCGCAGGTTTTGCCTCGTACTGTCAATTTCCAAAATCCTCGCTACATGGGACATATGGACAGTGTACCTACTGCGATTACGATTTGGGCAGATGCGCTCATCTCGGCTATTAACAACAATATGCTCAGTTATGAACTCGCTCCCGTATTTACAGAAATGGAAGCACAACTGATGCAATGGTTTGGGAATCTCTTTGGAATGGGAACTGATTGTTTTGGTACATTGACCGCAGGGGGAAGTCTCGCCAATATTTCGGGACTATTATTAGCGAGAAACTGGAAACAACCACAGAGCAAGACTGTAGGCGAGGCGAATAATTTAGTTGCCTTTGTTTCTGATGCAGCCCATACTTCCTTTGAGAAGGCGATGAATGTAATCGGCGTTGGCAAAGAGAACTTAGTGCGAGTTCTCACTAATGATCGGGGTGAAATTATTCTCGAAGAATTAGAACTGGAAATCCAAAAAGCAATTAGACAAGGGAAACAACCTTTTTTTGTGGCAGCGATCGCAGGAACGACAGTTACAGGCGCAGTCGATGCGATTCAATCCGTGGGAGAAATCGCTAAACGTTATGACTGCTGGTTTCATATCGATGCTGCCTACGGTGGTGCAGGAATTTTTTCGCCGAAATTACAACCGCTATTTCAAGGCTGTGAACTTGCGGACTCGATCACCTTTAATCCGCAAAAATGGCTATGGGTAGCGCGAACCTGTGCCATGCTCATCGTCAAAGATAAGCAGCATCTTGTCGATGGCTTTGATGGCGAACTTCCCTATATGGACGATCGCACTCTCAATTTTGGAAATCTTAACCTACAGGGAACGCGCCGTACCGATAGCCTGAAGCTGTGGATGGCACTAAAAGCGATGGGCATTTCGGGTTGTCGCTATCTCGTCGAGCGATCGCTAGATCTATCCGATAACTTGAGACAATGGGTAGAAGCATCACCCGAATTAGAACTAGTCTGTGAACCAACTCTAAATATTATCTGTTTGAAATCTAATAATCCAAACCTTAGTAGTGCACTCCTGCGGCAACAATGGATCGATGCAGGGAAATTATGGCTGTCTTTACCACTATGGAAAGGCGATCGCATTCTCAAAGCCGTCGTTTTACATCCCTATGCAGGTTAG
- a CDS encoding transposase, with protein MSYNPEIHHRRSIRLQGYDYTNAGIYFVTICCYQRQHLFGEIDNGEMKINAIGQIVSNLWQKIPQHFPNVELDGFILMPDHLHGIIIISESKEKSSLANIIQNFKSISSRKINRINKSYGISIWQRNYCERIVKTEQELKKLREYIENNPANWTDRDTK; from the coding sequence ATGTCTTACAACCCTGAAATTCATCATCGGCGTTCTATTCGTTTGCAGGGGTATGATTATACAAATGCAGGAATCTATTTTGTAACCATCTGTTGCTATCAAAGACAGCATTTATTTGGAGAGATAGATAACGGAGAAATGAAAATAAATGCGATCGGTCAAATTGTTTCTAACCTATGGCAAAAAATTCCTCAGCATTTTCCGAATGTAGAACTTGATGGATTTATTCTGATGCCCGATCATCTACATGGAATTATCATAATTTCCGAATCAAAGGAAAAATCCTCCTTAGCCAACATCATTCAAAACTTTAAATCTATTTCTTCTCGCAAAATCAACCGTATTAACAAAAGCTACGGCATATCAATTTGGCAACGCAACTATTGCGAAAGGATTGTAAAGACTGAGCAGGAATTAAAAAAACTGCGTGAATACATTGAAAACAACCCAGCTAATTGGACAGATCGCGATACCAAATAA